The proteins below come from a single Caulobacter flavus genomic window:
- a CDS encoding ATP-binding protein, which yields MFAEPRTHDVKRPGADTALALGVQVALLPYALAIFAVSLPFFVWAGSFARNAVWMSLSFTIFAINWGVFYGVTNWLKTPQAEDLTKRMRLQVAGGLLWALGVVQMSAFADGAGPIRETLLLLTAAAGMVCIFFASPVLQSLAVVAPVAAIGPLWALFSRAESRQTGLMAAGGLALALAMAMIFNRMLRRQHALAVAHEALLEERMRVLETAERTARSKSDIVATLSHEIRNGLTGVTHVLAAAAGKGGRAAPSREQLNAALDAAQDLISVLNATLDAETAEAGRLAVETQAFEPVRLVRDLALLERPHALAKGLELAVHVDASLENRMLGAAMADPMRTRQIIANLVGNAVKYTVRGRVEVRIEPRGDDRLAIEVADTGPGLSAEELEQAFEPFRRVERTGAGVNGAGLGLSLSRQLARLMGGALETSSALGVGSCFTLLLPYDIACPCPQEPVEETLAAADPAPDVQRSLRVLIAEDDALNAAMLRAILEQLGHQVVHAQNGRRAVDLAKVCEFDLVMLDGRMPVLDGPQTAAELRALPGAGGQMPIIAVIGGDADEARECTEAGADTVLRKPVSVAGVARAVADAAALTRQPRTEASRGAA from the coding sequence TTGTTCGCTGAGCCCCGAACCCATGACGTGAAGAGGCCCGGGGCCGACACCGCGCTCGCCCTCGGCGTGCAGGTGGCGCTGCTGCCGTACGCCCTGGCCATCTTCGCCGTAAGCCTGCCCTTCTTCGTCTGGGCCGGCTCGTTCGCCCGCAACGCGGTGTGGATGTCGCTGAGCTTCACGATCTTCGCCATCAACTGGGGCGTGTTCTACGGGGTCACCAACTGGCTGAAGACCCCGCAAGCCGAGGACCTGACCAAGCGCATGCGGCTTCAGGTCGCGGGCGGCCTGCTGTGGGCGCTGGGCGTGGTCCAGATGTCGGCCTTCGCCGACGGCGCCGGACCGATCCGCGAGACCCTGCTGCTGCTGACCGCCGCCGCCGGCATGGTCTGCATCTTCTTCGCCTCGCCGGTACTTCAGAGTCTGGCCGTGGTCGCGCCGGTGGCGGCGATCGGCCCGCTTTGGGCGCTGTTCAGCCGCGCCGAAAGCCGCCAGACCGGCCTGATGGCCGCCGGCGGCCTCGCCCTGGCGCTGGCCATGGCCATGATCTTCAACCGCATGCTGCGCCGCCAGCACGCCCTGGCGGTGGCTCACGAGGCCCTGCTCGAGGAACGGATGCGCGTGCTGGAGACCGCCGAGCGCACCGCCCGCTCCAAGTCCGACATCGTCGCCACCCTCAGCCACGAGATCCGCAACGGCCTGACCGGCGTGACCCACGTGCTGGCCGCCGCCGCCGGCAAGGGCGGTCGCGCCGCGCCGTCGCGCGAGCAGCTCAACGCCGCCCTCGACGCGGCCCAGGACCTGATCTCGGTGCTCAACGCCACGCTCGACGCCGAGACCGCCGAGGCCGGCCGTCTGGCGGTCGAGACCCAGGCCTTCGAGCCGGTGCGCCTGGTCCGCGACCTGGCCCTGCTGGAACGCCCGCACGCCCTGGCCAAGGGGCTGGAGCTGGCGGTTCACGTCGACGCCTCGCTGGAGAACCGCATGCTCGGCGCGGCCATGGCCGACCCGATGCGCACCCGCCAGATCATCGCCAATCTGGTCGGCAACGCGGTCAAGTACACCGTCCGCGGCCGGGTCGAGGTCCGGATCGAGCCGCGGGGCGACGATCGCCTCGCCATCGAGGTGGCCGACACCGGTCCTGGCCTGTCGGCCGAGGAACTGGAGCAGGCGTTCGAGCCCTTCCGCCGCGTCGAACGCACCGGCGCCGGGGTCAATGGCGCGGGCCTTGGCCTATCGCTGTCGCGCCAACTGGCCAGGCTGATGGGCGGCGCGCTGGAGACCAGCAGCGCGCTGGGCGTCGGCAGCTGCTTCACCCTGCTCCTGCCCTACGACATCGCCTGCCCCTGCCCGCAGGAGCCGGTCGAGGAGACCCTGGCCGCCGCCGATCCCGCCCCCGACGTCCAGCGCAGCCTGCGCGTGCTGATCGCCGAGGACGACGCGCTGAACGCGGCCATGCTGCGCGCCATCCTCGAACAGCTGGGCCACCAGGTGGTGCACGCCCAGAACGGCCGCCGCGCGGTCGACTTGGCCAAGGTCTGCGAGTTCGACCTCGTCATGCTCGACGGCCGCATGCCGGTGCTGGACGGTCCTCAGACCGCCGCCGAACTGCGCGCCCTGCCCGGCGCCGGCGGCCAGATGCCGATCATCGCGGTCATCGGGGGCGACGCCGACGAGGCCCGCGAATGCACCGAAGCCGGCGCAGACACCGTGCTGCGCAAGCCCGTCAGCGTCGCCGGGGTCGCCCGCGCCGTGGCCGACGCCGCCGCCCTCACCCGCCAGCCGCGCACGGAGGCCTCGCGCGGCGCGGCCTGA
- a CDS encoding polysaccharide deacetylase, whose protein sequence is MVQTLLLSWELARWRAAGRRARLWWRDDDARAPGPALERLLAHALAFDAPLTLAVIPDSDRADLAKRLASVRGVRVVQHGADHVDRSAGGGAFEFPPEHTAEQIAAALREGWTRLAPLPGALKLFTPPWNAIHPRLTDALASERYVGWSAWAQVAPKATPPRVDTHLDLLRWNPTPRFRGAGRLASQLRRQLARRRKAGTWDAPIGLLTHHLDHDEAAWRWLAGLMRTVRHHPVLTWSDLADLLPEARRAT, encoded by the coding sequence ATGGTTCAGACGCTTCTGCTGTCCTGGGAGCTGGCGCGCTGGCGCGCCGCCGGCCGTCGCGCCCGCCTGTGGTGGCGCGACGACGACGCCCGCGCGCCGGGCCCGGCCCTGGAACGCCTGCTGGCTCATGCCCTGGCCTTCGATGCGCCCCTGACCCTGGCGGTCATTCCGGACAGCGACCGCGCCGACCTCGCGAAACGCCTGGCCAGCGTGCGCGGCGTGCGGGTCGTGCAGCACGGCGCCGACCATGTGGACCGCAGCGCCGGCGGCGGGGCCTTCGAGTTTCCGCCCGAACATACCGCCGAACAGATCGCCGCGGCCCTGCGCGAAGGGTGGACGAGGCTTGCTCCCCTGCCCGGCGCGCTGAAGCTGTTCACCCCGCCCTGGAACGCCATCCATCCGCGCCTGACCGACGCCCTGGCCAGCGAGCGCTATGTCGGCTGGAGCGCCTGGGCCCAGGTCGCGCCCAAGGCGACGCCTCCCAGGGTCGACACCCATCTGGACCTGCTGCGCTGGAACCCCACGCCGCGCTTCCGGGGCGCGGGCCGCCTGGCCTCGCAGCTGCGGCGGCAACTGGCCAGACGCCGCAAGGCCGGAACCTGGGACGCGCCGATCGGCCTCCTCACGCACCACCTCGACCACGACGAAGCCGCCTGGAGATGGTTGGCCGGCTTGATGCGCACGGTTCGCCATCACCCCGTCCTGACGTGGAGCGACCTCGCCGACCTGCTGCCGGAAGCCCGTCGAGCGACATAG
- a CDS encoding energy transducer TonB produces the protein MIAQPADFNPRIAGLDRDEKRKLSKGLVFALAISGAAHVAVLAYVAVQKYGGLPERVEPTPTLIAPLWTPPKPPPPPPPQKAELTPPKPSNPLPVRQPVPTTQTQTEPLVTPIPKDPGPFKPSEPVTLTDTPPAPPSPPAPSPRVITRASWLKMPSADDMSRYYPESAQRRGVSGGATLNCAVTAKGTVQNCMVVDESPASEGFGNAALKLSRFFKMKPQLENGQAVDGAQVRIPIRFNAAE, from the coding sequence ATGATCGCCCAACCCGCCGACTTCAACCCGCGCATCGCCGGCCTGGACCGCGACGAGAAGCGCAAGCTCTCCAAGGGCCTGGTGTTCGCCCTGGCGATCTCCGGCGCGGCCCATGTGGCGGTCCTGGCCTATGTGGCGGTGCAGAAGTACGGCGGTCTGCCCGAGCGGGTGGAGCCCACGCCGACCCTGATCGCGCCGCTGTGGACGCCTCCCAAGCCGCCGCCGCCTCCCCCGCCGCAGAAGGCGGAACTGACGCCGCCCAAGCCTTCGAACCCCTTGCCGGTGCGCCAGCCGGTTCCGACCACGCAGACCCAGACCGAACCCCTGGTGACGCCGATCCCCAAGGATCCCGGTCCGTTCAAGCCGAGCGAGCCCGTGACCCTGACCGACACGCCGCCGGCCCCGCCCTCGCCTCCGGCCCCATCACCCCGGGTCATCACCCGGGCGAGCTGGCTGAAGATGCCCAGCGCCGACGACATGTCGCGCTACTATCCCGAAAGCGCCCAGCGACGCGGGGTTTCGGGCGGGGCGACGCTGAACTGCGCGGTCACGGCCAAGGGCACGGTGCAGAACTGCATGGTGGTCGACGAGAGCCCGGCCAGCGAAGGGTTCGGCAATGCGGCTCTGAAATTGTCGCGGTTCTTCAAGATGAAGCCGCAACTCGAGAACGGCCAGGCGGTCGACGGCGCGCAGGTTAGGATCCCCATCCGCTTCAACGCCGCCGAATAG
- a CDS encoding glycosyltransferase family 2 protein encodes MARLSALICVHNEEARLAECLSRLAFVDELVVVLDRCTDGSAAIAKHFGAVTVEGAFPLEGPRRAAGAAAATGDWILEIDADEYVSPQLAAEVRDAVEAGQGDWRQIPVDNYIGARLVKYGWGGSFGTTSVARLFRRGVKSWGTQRVHPSVKFVGEAGPSLRAPIRHEVDDNISDMLRRLDRYTELRARDLAENGEWPGLGRNAFRGVRRFYKCYVSRQGWREGGWGFLIALMAAIYPLLSVLRMQLEVRGSASMAQDPTAVCAEAVASTSPLA; translated from the coding sequence ATGGCCAGACTCTCGGCCTTGATCTGCGTACACAACGAGGAAGCCCGACTGGCCGAATGCCTGTCGCGCCTGGCTTTCGTCGACGAACTGGTGGTGGTTCTGGACCGCTGCACCGACGGTTCGGCGGCGATCGCCAAGCATTTCGGCGCCGTAACGGTCGAAGGCGCCTTCCCGCTGGAAGGCCCGCGTCGCGCTGCGGGCGCGGCCGCGGCCACCGGCGACTGGATCCTGGAGATCGACGCCGACGAATATGTCAGCCCCCAGCTCGCCGCCGAGGTGCGCGACGCCGTCGAGGCCGGCCAGGGCGACTGGCGGCAGATCCCCGTCGACAACTACATCGGCGCCCGGCTGGTGAAGTACGGCTGGGGCGGCTCGTTCGGCACCACCTCGGTGGCCCGCCTCTTTCGTCGCGGCGTCAAGAGCTGGGGAACCCAACGCGTCCACCCGTCGGTGAAGTTCGTCGGCGAAGCCGGGCCTTCGTTGCGCGCCCCGATCCGCCACGAGGTTGACGACAACATCTCCGACATGCTGCGCCGCCTCGACCGCTACACCGAGCTGCGCGCGCGGGATCTGGCCGAGAACGGCGAGTGGCCGGGCCTGGGCCGCAACGCCTTCCGCGGCGTGCGGCGCTTCTACAAGTGCTACGTCTCCCGCCAGGGCTGGCGCGAAGGCGGCTGGGGCTTCCTGATCGCCCTGATGGCGGCGATCTATCCGCTGCTGTCGGTCCTGCGCATGCAGCTGGAAGTGCGCGGATCGGCCTCGATGGCCCAGGACCCGACGGCGGTCTGCGCCGAGGCCGTGGCCTCGACCTCACCGCTGGCCTGA
- the spbR gene encoding pole-localized protein SpbR, with amino-acid sequence MATTRAALTNDDIRMLVKGATPDERALAAHRLCRKIDRAELSEEERLQAQEILRVMAADAAELVRRALAVTLKTSPLLPPDVANRLARDVESVSLPVISFSPVFTDQDLAEIIRLGGPVRQMAIARRPKLSSKVTGLLVDQAPEDVVAAVCANDNARFSDLALQKALDRFAKSESVLQAVAYRAVLPLSVTERLIDMVGDQLREHILDNHALSAERALEIIVGAKERATVDLVDQAGRTADPKAFVAHLHRAERLTPSLLLRALAHGHMTFVEWGLAELAGVPHHRTWLMVHDAGALGLKAIYERAGLPSRLYPAFRAGVDAYHGMEFDGRPGERERFQEHMLQRFLTSSQAVSREESDYLLDKLDRLAGFKARAAG; translated from the coding sequence ATGGCCACGACCCGCGCCGCGCTCACCAACGACGACATCCGCATGCTCGTGAAGGGCGCGACGCCCGACGAGCGCGCGCTTGCCGCCCACCGGCTGTGCCGCAAGATCGACCGCGCCGAACTTTCCGAGGAAGAGCGCCTGCAGGCCCAGGAAATCCTGCGGGTCATGGCCGCCGACGCCGCCGAACTGGTGCGCCGCGCCCTGGCCGTGACGCTGAAGACCTCGCCGCTGCTGCCGCCCGACGTGGCCAACCGCCTGGCGCGCGACGTCGAGAGCGTGTCGCTGCCGGTGATCAGCTTCTCGCCGGTGTTCACCGACCAGGATCTGGCCGAGATCATCCGCCTGGGCGGACCGGTGCGCCAGATGGCCATCGCCCGCCGTCCCAAGCTGTCGAGCAAGGTCACCGGCCTGCTGGTCGACCAGGCGCCGGAGGACGTCGTGGCCGCGGTCTGCGCCAACGACAACGCCCGCTTCTCGGACCTGGCCCTGCAGAAGGCGCTGGACCGCTTCGCCAAGTCCGAAAGCGTGCTTCAGGCGGTCGCGTACCGCGCGGTGCTGCCGCTGTCGGTGACCGAGCGCCTGATCGACATGGTCGGCGACCAGCTGCGCGAGCACATCCTCGACAACCACGCGCTGTCGGCCGAGCGGGCGCTGGAGATCATCGTCGGCGCCAAGGAGCGCGCGACCGTCGACCTGGTCGACCAGGCCGGCCGCACCGCCGATCCCAAGGCCTTCGTCGCCCACCTGCACCGCGCCGAGCGCCTGACGCCCTCGCTGCTGCTGCGCGCCCTGGCCCATGGCCACATGACCTTCGTCGAGTGGGGCCTGGCCGAGCTGGCCGGCGTGCCGCATCACCGCACCTGGCTGATGGTGCACGACGCCGGCGCCCTGGGCTTGAAGGCGATCTACGAGCGGGCCGGCCTGCCGTCGCGCCTCTATCCGGCCTTCCGCGCCGGGGTCGACGCCTATCACGGCATGGAGTTCGACGGCCGCCCCGGCGAGCGCGAGCGGTTTCAGGAGCACATGCTGCAGCGCTTCCTGACCTCCTCCCAGGCGGTGTCGCGCGAAGAGAGCGACTACCTGCTGGACAAGCTGGACCGCCTGGCGGGGTTCAAGGCCCGCGCGGCAGGGTAG
- a CDS encoding MlaD family protein: MERNANYALVGAACLILFMGLVVFVVWLAKLQFNKDYDLYDVLFVGAVRGLSEGGEVHFNGIKVGEVTKIELDKSDPNRVIARTRLTSDVPIRVDSYATLEPQGITGVNYIQLTAGTSTKPLLKDTVKSGEVPIIRSQRSALSDLLEGGGTVLTRTIEALDRVNRVLSDRNIKTFSASLSDVQSVTAELRERKEIIADAQKALQSIDATAQEIANLSRSTQGVVDGDGRKAIKDLGAAADEIKLAAKDVRSMVGRLEGPTSDFASTGLPQLSSAIVTLQSAAESLDRLVGEVEQNPRGLVGKAPAKEVEIKP; this comes from the coding sequence ATGGAAAGAAACGCCAACTACGCCCTCGTCGGGGCGGCCTGCCTGATCCTGTTCATGGGTCTGGTGGTGTTCGTGGTCTGGCTGGCCAAGCTGCAGTTCAACAAGGACTACGACCTCTACGACGTGCTGTTCGTCGGGGCGGTGCGCGGCCTGTCGGAAGGCGGCGAGGTGCACTTCAACGGCATCAAGGTCGGCGAGGTCACCAAGATCGAGCTCGACAAGAGCGATCCCAACCGCGTCATCGCCCGCACCCGCCTGACCTCGGACGTGCCGATCCGCGTCGACAGCTACGCCACGCTGGAGCCGCAGGGCATCACCGGCGTCAACTACATCCAGCTGACCGCCGGCACCTCGACCAAGCCGCTGCTGAAGGACACCGTCAAGAGCGGCGAGGTGCCGATCATCCGCAGCCAGCGCAGCGCCCTGTCCGACCTGCTGGAAGGCGGCGGCACGGTGCTGACCCGCACCATCGAGGCGCTGGACCGCGTCAACCGCGTGCTGTCGGACCGCAACATCAAGACCTTCAGCGCCAGCCTGTCGGACGTCCAGTCGGTGACCGCCGAGCTGCGCGAGCGCAAGGAGATCATCGCCGACGCCCAGAAGGCGCTGCAGAGCATCGACGCCACCGCCCAGGAGATCGCCAACCTGTCGCGCTCGACGCAGGGCGTGGTCGACGGCGACGGCCGCAAGGCGATCAAGGACCTCGGCGCGGCCGCCGACGAGATCAAGCTGGCCGCCAAGGACGTACGCAGCATGGTCGGCCGCCTGGAAGGCCCGACCAGCGACTTCGCCTCCACCGGCCTGCCGCAGCTGTCCTCGGCCATCGTCACCCTGCAGTCGGCCGCCGAGTCCCTCGACCGCCTGGTCGGCGAGGTGGAGCAGAACCCGCGCGGCCTGGTGGGCAAGGCCCCGGCCAAGGAAGTGGAGATCAAGCCGTGA
- a CDS encoding ABC-type transport auxiliary lipoprotein family protein, whose protein sequence is MSAFLKKTASGLALAALTLGLSGCISVFPKTEPSGMYRFGTTAPAVSKGPPGAMFGVLKAPTVFTRPSAGDRILTTSSGGEAAYVAGARWIAPASVQFDEALSRAFDADPGRARLIGRGEVAKAQMVLRLEVRTFEAAYVNGPKAPPEIIVQVRGVISRTGDRALVGDQVFEAKVKAADNRVGPIVAAFDEANAKVIGDLVGWINAAGAGLPKE, encoded by the coding sequence GTGAGCGCGTTCCTCAAGAAAACCGCCTCGGGCCTGGCCCTGGCCGCCCTGACGCTGGGCCTGTCGGGCTGCATCAGCGTGTTCCCCAAGACCGAGCCCTCGGGCATGTACCGCTTCGGGACCACCGCGCCGGCGGTCTCCAAGGGGCCGCCCGGGGCGATGTTCGGGGTGCTCAAGGCGCCGACCGTCTTCACCCGCCCCTCGGCCGGTGACCGCATCCTGACCACCAGCTCGGGCGGCGAGGCGGCCTATGTCGCCGGCGCGCGCTGGATCGCCCCAGCCAGCGTGCAGTTCGACGAGGCCCTATCGCGCGCCTTCGACGCCGATCCGGGCCGCGCCCGCCTGATCGGCCGCGGCGAGGTGGCCAAGGCCCAGATGGTCCTGCGGCTCGAGGTCCGCACCTTCGAGGCCGCTTATGTGAACGGCCCCAAGGCCCCGCCCGAGATCATCGTCCAGGTGCGCGGCGTCATCAGCCGCACCGGCGACCGCGCCCTGGTCGGCGACCAGGTCTTCGAAGCCAAGGTCAAGGCAGCAGACAACCGCGTCGGCCCGATCGTCGCGGCCTTCGACGAAGCCAACGCCAAGGTCATCGGCGACCTCGTCGGCTGGATCAACGCCGCCGGCGCCGGCCTGCCCAAGGAATAG
- a CDS encoding transglycosylase SLT domain-containing protein — MAVQSIRNVVESAIQRASNATGVDFTFLMGTAKRESGYNPAAKARTSSASGLFQFVDQTWLSTLKKHGAKYGYARYADLIQQGSDGKYRVPGDEARKAVLGLKLDPHAASLMAGELASDHASYLRGRVGRSPTSGELYAAHFLGPQGSARLIEAANRNPGASAASMFPEAAAANRSIFYRDGRAATVGEVYANLTKSAGGSGGAPTVREREPQSDEGFLQYASGRRLDRIDQQKAVVDLVLRGSQGYGGAFSAARSDDGGGVSRVANSLFSAEMLRMLSDANAGSAGGKAR; from the coding sequence ATGGCCGTCCAATCCATCCGCAACGTCGTCGAGTCGGCGATCCAGCGCGCGTCGAACGCGACTGGTGTCGACTTCACGTTCCTGATGGGCACCGCCAAGCGCGAGAGCGGCTACAATCCGGCCGCCAAGGCGCGGACCTCCTCGGCCTCCGGCCTGTTTCAGTTCGTCGACCAGACCTGGCTGTCCACGCTGAAGAAGCACGGCGCCAAGTACGGCTACGCCCGCTACGCCGACCTTATCCAGCAAGGCTCGGACGGCAAGTACCGCGTCCCCGGCGACGAGGCCCGCAAGGCCGTGCTGGGCCTGAAGCTCGACCCTCACGCCGCTTCGCTGATGGCTGGCGAACTGGCGTCGGACCATGCTTCCTACCTGCGTGGCCGCGTGGGACGCAGCCCGACCTCGGGCGAGCTCTACGCCGCCCACTTCCTGGGGCCGCAGGGCTCGGCCCGCCTTATCGAGGCGGCCAACCGCAATCCCGGCGCCAGCGCGGCCTCGATGTTCCCCGAAGCCGCGGCCGCCAACCGCTCGATCTTCTATCGCGACGGCCGCGCCGCCACCGTGGGCGAGGTCTACGCCAACCTGACCAAGAGCGCCGGCGGTAGCGGCGGCGCGCCCACCGTCCGCGAGCGCGAGCCGCAGAGCGACGAGGGCTTCCTGCAGTACGCCTCGGGCCGGCGGCTCGACCGCATCGACCAGCAGAAGGCCGTGGTCGACCTCGTCCTGCGCGGCTCGCAGGGCTATGGCGGCGCCTTCAGCGCGGCCCGGTCGGACGACGGCGGCGGCGTCAGCCGCGTGGCCAACAGCCTGTTCTCGGCCGAGATGCTGCGCATGCTGTCGGACGCCAACGCCGGTTCGGCCGGCGGCAAGGCGCGCTAA
- a CDS encoding acyl-CoA dehydrogenase family protein produces MAGFWLTDEQEAIREGVAKVCAAFDDEYWRRTDETGNFPEEFVAAIAEGGWLGVAMPESVGGAGLGLTEAAVMMQTVAQSGAGFSGASAIHLNIFGPMPLVKFGTDAQRERLLPRIISGEDKMCFAVTEPNSGLDTSSLETRAEKVDGGYRLNGRKIWTTGAQRANKILIIARTTPKDQCAKPTGGLSLFYTDREQIEAKPIPKMGRKAVECNMLFIEDLFVPQEDLVGEEGKGFQYLLHGLNPERVLFAVEAIGLGRAALAKASTYAKERVVFGRPIGQNQGVAHPLAKSWAELEAANLMAFKAAALYDAGKECGAEANAAKYLGAEAGFTACEASVLAHGGMGYAKEYDVERYFREAMIARIAPVSREMILNFIAERVLGLPKSY; encoded by the coding sequence ATGGCCGGTTTCTGGCTGACCGACGAGCAGGAAGCGATCCGCGAAGGCGTGGCCAAGGTGTGCGCCGCCTTCGACGACGAGTACTGGCGTCGGACCGACGAGACCGGAAACTTCCCCGAGGAATTCGTCGCCGCCATAGCCGAAGGCGGCTGGCTGGGCGTGGCCATGCCTGAGAGCGTCGGCGGGGCGGGCCTTGGCCTGACCGAGGCCGCCGTGATGATGCAGACCGTGGCCCAGTCGGGCGCGGGTTTCTCCGGGGCCTCGGCCATCCACCTCAACATCTTCGGCCCCATGCCGCTGGTGAAGTTCGGGACCGACGCACAGCGCGAGCGCCTGCTGCCGCGCATCATCTCCGGCGAGGACAAGATGTGCTTCGCCGTCACCGAGCCCAATTCGGGCCTCGACACCTCCAGCCTGGAGACCCGGGCCGAGAAGGTCGACGGCGGCTATCGCCTGAACGGCCGCAAGATCTGGACGACCGGCGCCCAGCGGGCCAACAAGATCCTGATCATCGCTCGCACCACGCCGAAGGACCAGTGCGCCAAGCCGACCGGCGGGCTGTCGCTGTTCTATACCGACCGCGAGCAGATCGAGGCCAAGCCGATCCCGAAGATGGGCCGCAAGGCCGTCGAGTGTAACATGCTCTTCATCGAGGACCTGTTCGTGCCCCAGGAGGACCTGGTGGGCGAGGAGGGCAAGGGCTTCCAGTACCTGCTGCACGGCCTGAACCCCGAACGGGTGCTGTTCGCGGTGGAGGCCATCGGCCTGGGCCGCGCGGCGCTGGCCAAGGCCTCGACCTACGCCAAGGAGCGCGTGGTGTTCGGACGCCCGATCGGCCAGAACCAGGGCGTGGCCCATCCGTTGGCCAAGTCGTGGGCGGAACTGGAAGCGGCCAACCTGATGGCCTTCAAGGCCGCCGCCCTCTACGACGCCGGCAAGGAATGCGGGGCCGAGGCCAATGCGGCGAAGTACCTGGGCGCCGAAGCCGGCTTCACGGCCTGCGAGGCCTCGGTCTTGGCCCACGGCGGAATGGGCTACGCCAAGGAATACGACGTCGAGCGCTATTTCCGCGAGGCGATGATCGCCCGCATCGCGCCGGTCAGCCGCGAGATGATCCTCAACTTCATCGCCGAGCGCGTGCTGGGCTTGCCCAAGAGCTACTGA
- a CDS encoding CaiB/BaiF CoA transferase family protein: MLRDLKVVELATYIAAPGAAGIMADWGAEVIKVESPEGDPMRRFFETIGSDHAANPIFELDNRGKRGIVLDIRAPGGAEALKRLVATADIFLTNVRPAALRRAGLDHETLRTAFPRLIYCSLTGYGLTGPDADKPGMDVAAFWSRAGVGALTAPKGAEPFPIRTGMGDHVTSLATVSAILAAVHERHRTGVGRLVETSLLRTGAYAIGSDLAIQLHFGKLASTRPRREAVQPLANFFQTKDGRWICLLARQGATDWPRIAAAVGRPELVDDPRFSGARARRENTAALVDILDAAFGAMDYATAAAALDAGDITWAPWQTPRDLVEDPQAHAAGCFVETLDGRRSPAAPARFPGIEERPRAPAPSLGADTAAVLAELGYSPEEIEALRP; the protein is encoded by the coding sequence ATGCTGCGGGACCTGAAGGTCGTCGAGCTGGCCACCTACATCGCCGCCCCCGGCGCGGCCGGGATCATGGCCGACTGGGGCGCCGAGGTGATCAAGGTCGAGTCGCCCGAGGGCGATCCGATGCGCCGCTTCTTCGAGACCATCGGCTCGGACCACGCCGCCAACCCGATCTTCGAGCTCGACAACCGCGGCAAGCGCGGGATCGTCCTCGACATCCGCGCGCCCGGAGGCGCCGAGGCCCTCAAGCGCCTCGTGGCCACGGCCGACATCTTCCTGACCAACGTCCGCCCCGCCGCCCTGCGCCGCGCGGGCCTCGATCATGAAACCCTGCGGACGGCCTTCCCGCGCCTGATCTACTGCAGCCTGACCGGCTACGGCCTCACCGGCCCCGACGCCGACAAGCCGGGCATGGACGTGGCCGCCTTCTGGTCGCGCGCCGGGGTCGGGGCCCTGACCGCGCCCAAGGGCGCCGAGCCCTTTCCGATCCGCACCGGCATGGGCGACCACGTCACCTCGCTGGCCACGGTCTCGGCGATCCTGGCGGCCGTGCACGAGCGCCATCGCACCGGCGTCGGGCGACTGGTCGAGACCTCGCTGCTGCGGACCGGCGCCTATGCGATAGGCTCCGACCTCGCCATCCAGCTGCACTTCGGCAAGCTGGCCTCCACCCGTCCCCGGCGCGAGGCCGTGCAACCGCTGGCCAACTTCTTTCAGACGAAGGACGGCCGCTGGATCTGCCTGCTGGCCCGCCAGGGCGCGACCGACTGGCCCCGGATCGCCGCCGCCGTCGGCCGGCCCGAACTGGTCGACGATCCGCGCTTCTCGGGCGCCCGCGCCCGGCGCGAGAACACCGCGGCGCTGGTCGACATTCTCGACGCGGCCTTCGGCGCCATGGACTACGCGACCGCCGCCGCCGCCCTCGACGCCGGCGACATCACCTGGGCGCCCTGGCAGACGCCGCGCGACCTTGTCGAGGATCCGCAGGCCCATGCCGCCGGCTGCTTCGTCGAAACGCTGGACGGCCGCCGCTCGCCGGCCGCGCCGGCCCGCTTCCCAGGCATCGAGGAGCGGCCGCGCGCGCCCGCCCCGTCGCTGGGCGCGGACACGGCCGCCGTGCTGGCCGAACTGGGCTATTCGCCGGAAGAGATCGAGGCCCTGAGGCCTTAG